The genomic interval CCGGCCCCAGCCACTTCCCGAAGACCCCGTCCATCGGACGGGGTCTTCGCCGTTCCGGACGGCCGCCCGAAATGGGTTCGCCCTTCGTCCGGCCCGGGTGAGATCCTGGGATCCGTATGTCTACTTCCTTCGCCGATCTCCAGTCCCGGCTCGCGCAGCTCTCGCTCCGCGACGCGAACCGGCTCGGCCGCCGCCTCGAAGGCGCCCGCCGCATCCGCAAGCCCGAGGCCCAGCGGGCCGTGCTGGACGAGATCGCCGCCCAGGCGGACAAGTCAGCCGGGCGGCTCGAACAGCGGGCCGGCCGGATGCCCGCCCTCTCGTACCCCGAACAGCTTCCGGTCAGCCAGAAGAAGGACGAGATCCTGGAGGCGATACGCGACCACCAGGTCGTGATCGTCGCCGGTGAGACCGGCTCCGGCAAGACCACCCAGATCCCCAAGATCTGCATGGAGCTGGGCCGGGGCCTCCGGGGCATGATCGGGCACACCCAGCCGCGCCGGATCGCCGCGCGCACGGTGGCCGAGCGGATCGCCGACGAGTTGAAGACACCGCTCGGCGAGACCGTCGGCTGGAAGGTCCGCTTCACCGACCAGGTGAACCCGGACGCGACCTTCGTCAAGCTGATGACGGACGGCATCCTGCTCGCCGAGATCCAGACGGACCGCGAGCTGCTCGCCTACGACACGATCATCATCGACGAGGCCCACGAGCGGTCCCTGAACATCGACTTCCTGCTCGGCTATCTGGCCCGGCTGCTGCCCAGGCGCCCCGATCTGAAGGTCGTCGTCACCTCCGCGACCATCGACCCGGAACGCTTCTCGCGCCATTTCGGCGACGCCCCGATCATCGAGGTCAGCGGGCGTACGTACCCGGTCGAGGTGCGCTACCGACCGTTGCTCGAAGAAGACGGCGACGACGCCGACCGGGACCAGATCACCGCGATCTGCGACGCCGTGGACGAGCTCCAGGGCGAGGGCCCCGGCGACGTCCTGGTCTTCCTCTCCGGCGAGCGCGAGATCCGCGACACCGCTGACGCGCTCGGCAAACGGAACCTGCGCAACACCGAGGTACTCCCCCTCTACGCGCGCCTGTCGCACGCCGAGCAGCACCGGGTGTTCCAGCGCCACACCGGCCGCAGGATCGTGCTGGCCACCAACGTCGCCGAGACCTCGCTGACCGTCCCGGGCATCAAGTACGTGATCGACCCGGGCACCGCCCGCATCTCCCGCTACAGCCACCGCACCAAGGTGCAGCGGCTGCCGATCGAGCGGATCTCGCAGGCCAGCGCCAACCAGCGCAAGGGCCGCTGCGGCCGCACCTCGGACGGCATCTGCATCCGGCTGTACTCCGAGGACGACTTCCTGACCCGCCCGGAGTTCACCGACGCGGAGATCCTGCGGACGAACCTGGCCTCCGTCATCCTCCAGATGACCGCCGCCGGCCTCGGTGACATCGAGAAGTTCCCCTTCATCGACCCGCCGGACCACCGCAACATCCGCGACGGCGTGCAGCTCCTCCAGGAGCTCGGCGCGCTCGACCCCGCGGAGAAGGACCCGAAGAAGCGGCTCACCCCGCTCGGCCGCAAGCTCTCGCAGCTGCCGGTGGACCCGCGCCTGGCCCGTATGGTCGTGGAGGCCGACCGCAACGGCTGCGTACGCGAGGTCATGGTCATCGCCGCCGCGCTCTCCATCCAGGACCCGCGCGAGCGGCCCTCCGACAAGCAGACGCAGGCCGACCAGCAGCACGCCCGGTTCAAGGACGAGACCTCCGACTTCCTGGCCTTCCTGAACCTGTGGCGCTACATCCGCGAGCAGCAGAAGGAGCGCGGCTCCTCCAGCTTCCGCCGGATGTGCAAGCAGGAGTATCTGAACTTCCTCCGCATCCGCGAGTGGCAGGACATCTACGCCCAGCTGCGGTCCGTCGCCAAGCAGATGGGCATCGAGCTCAACGAAGAGGACGCCCCCGAGCAGTCGGTGCACACCTCGCTGCTCGCCGGTCTGCTGTCGCACATCGGTCTCAAGGACACCGAGAAGAACGAGTACCTGGGCGCTCGCAGCGCCAAGTTCGCGATCTTCCCCGGTTCCGCGCTGTTCAAGAAGCAGCCGCGGTTCGTGATGTCGGCGGAGCTGGTGGAGACGTCCCGGCTCTGGGCGCGGGTCAACGCCAAGGTCGAGCCGGAGTGGATCGAGCCGCTGGCCCAGCATCTGCTGAAGCGCACCTACAGCGAGCCGCACTGGGAGAAGGACCAGGCCGCGGTGATGGCGTACGAGCGGGTCACGCTGTACGGCGTGCCGATCGTCGCCCAGCGCAAGATCAATTTCGGCCGGATCGACCAGGAGACCTCGCGGGACCTCTTCATCCGCAACGCCCTGGTCGAGGGCGACTGGCGCACGCACCACCAGTTCTTCCACGACAACCGCAAACTGCTCGGCGAGGTCGAGGAGCTGGAGCACCGCGCCCGGCGCCGCGACATCCTCGTGGACGACGAGACGCTGTTCGACTTCTACGACCAGCGCATCCCCGAACACATCGTCTCCGGCGCCCACTTCGACTCCTGGTGGAAGCACAAGCGGCGCGACGAGCCGGACGCGCTCGACTTCGAGCGCTCGATGCTCATCAACGAGAAGGCCGGGGCCGTCACCAAGGACGACTACCCGGACTCCTGGCGGCAGGGGAAGCTCAAGTTCCGGGTGACCTATCAGTTCGAGCCGGGCGCGGACGCCGACGGGGTGACCGTCCACATTCCGCTCCAGGTGCTGAACCAGGTCACGTCGGAGGGCTTCGACTGGCAGATCCCGGGCCTGCGCGAGGAGGTCGTCACCGAGCTGATCCGCTCGCTGCCGAAGCCGATCCGCCGGCACTACGTGCCCGCGCCGAACTACGCGGACAAGTTCCTGGACCGGGCCGTGCCCCTCCAGGAGCCGCTGCCGGTGACGCTGGCCCGGGA from Streptomyces drozdowiczii carries:
- the hrpA gene encoding ATP-dependent RNA helicase HrpA; translation: MSTSFADLQSRLAQLSLRDANRLGRRLEGARRIRKPEAQRAVLDEIAAQADKSAGRLEQRAGRMPALSYPEQLPVSQKKDEILEAIRDHQVVIVAGETGSGKTTQIPKICMELGRGLRGMIGHTQPRRIAARTVAERIADELKTPLGETVGWKVRFTDQVNPDATFVKLMTDGILLAEIQTDRELLAYDTIIIDEAHERSLNIDFLLGYLARLLPRRPDLKVVVTSATIDPERFSRHFGDAPIIEVSGRTYPVEVRYRPLLEEDGDDADRDQITAICDAVDELQGEGPGDVLVFLSGEREIRDTADALGKRNLRNTEVLPLYARLSHAEQHRVFQRHTGRRIVLATNVAETSLTVPGIKYVIDPGTARISRYSHRTKVQRLPIERISQASANQRKGRCGRTSDGICIRLYSEDDFLTRPEFTDAEILRTNLASVILQMTAAGLGDIEKFPFIDPPDHRNIRDGVQLLQELGALDPAEKDPKKRLTPLGRKLSQLPVDPRLARMVVEADRNGCVREVMVIAAALSIQDPRERPSDKQTQADQQHARFKDETSDFLAFLNLWRYIREQQKERGSSSFRRMCKQEYLNFLRIREWQDIYAQLRSVAKQMGIELNEEDAPEQSVHTSLLAGLLSHIGLKDTEKNEYLGARSAKFAIFPGSALFKKQPRFVMSAELVETSRLWARVNAKVEPEWIEPLAQHLLKRTYSEPHWEKDQAAVMAYERVTLYGVPIVAQRKINFGRIDQETSRDLFIRNALVEGDWRTHHQFFHDNRKLLGEVEELEHRARRRDILVDDETLFDFYDQRIPEHIVSGAHFDSWWKHKRRDEPDALDFERSMLINEKAGAVTKDDYPDSWRQGKLKFRVTYQFEPGADADGVTVHIPLQVLNQVTSEGFDWQIPGLREEVVTELIRSLPKPIRRHYVPAPNYADKFLDRAVPLQEPLPVTLARELQRMVGVPVTADDFDLSRVPDHLKITFRIVDERRRRVAEDKDLEALKLRLRPKARQALSKAAAATAGPSGESIERSGLKDWTIGTLNKVFETRRAGQPVKAYPALVDQGETVAVHLFDTEAEQAQAMWRGTRKLILLNIPVNPAKFASDKLTNQQKLALSRNPHGSIQALFDDCATAAADRLIAAHGGPAWDEASFRALYDKVRADLVDLTVRTIGQVQQILAAWQACERRLKATNSLVLINNVTDVRDHLARLMPPGFVTATGLRRLPDLMRYLVAEDRRLQQMPTNVQRDTTRMEKVHEMQDEYAWLLEQLPKGRPVPQEVLDIRWMIEELRVSYFAHALGTAFPVSDKRIVKAIDAAAP